GGCACTCCCTAAACCGATTTAGAATTAAAGCTATGCATATATTCTTAATTACATATTTTTATTCCTAATTACATTTTCAAAAAATATATTTATTTAGCTATTTTTTTATAATAATTTATTTATTATATTAATAGAATTAAATTAAACAAGCACTTATAATTTTAATAATTGAGTGAGGTGATATTATTATAGTAATTATTTAATAATTAAATTCAAGTGTATGAATATTTTGATTAGTATTAAACATTAATTTCAAGAGGTGAATTCAATGAAAAAATCAAAAGCTTTAGGATATTTATTTATCCTACCAGCAGTATTAGGCATGTTATTTGTACATATTATGCCAATGGGCTGGGGTATTTTAATTAGTTTTAGAGATTTAACCATACGAACTATCAGAGATTGGACAAGTGCGCCATTTGTTGGAATTCAAAACTTTATAAATGCTCTTAATCCTGTAACAACAATTGGACAGAGATATTTACAAAGTTTATATAATATTTTCTTTTTTGGTGTGATGACAATATCGATCGGATTTGTTATAGCTCTTGTAGTTGCCTTAATTTTAAACAAACCTTTTAAATGTAAAACTTTAATCAGAGGTTTGTTTCTAGTTCCTTACATAACACCTGACTCTGTTGCTTTTAACTTCTGGAGATTTATATTTCAAAGAAGAATAGGAATTTTCAATGAAATGTTATTACGAATCGGTATCATTCGAGAACCTATCACTTGGCTAGTAGGTCGCAATACTATGTGGGCAGTTATAATTGCTTCAATATGGAAAGGGTGGCCTCTCACTGCACTAATTTTATTAGCAGGTTTACAAACAATTCCTGGTGAAATCTATGAGGCCGCAAAAATTGATGGTGCTAGTGCCTGGCAACAATTTAAATATATAACTATACCATATTTAAAACCTATCATTAAAACTGTAATGATTATGAATATTTTATGGAACTTCCATGCTTATAATCAATTTAGAGTAATGTTTGGAGCTGACCCTGGAAGGTATGCTGAAGTACCAAATACTTTAATTATGCGCGAAGCATTTGAGCATTATAGATATGGTCAAGGCGCAGCCTTATCAGTATTACTAATGCTAATTATGTTAACGATTGTTTTAATATATCTAATTTTCTTCCGCAATAAAACGGAAGAATAAAAGGAGTGAATTTAATGAACAAGAGAACACCTTTAGAAAATTTCTTATTTTATTTTCTCATTTTGCTTTTACTATTTTTTGTATTAGCTCCATACGCATGGATGGTTTCCAGTTCTTTTAAAACAACATTAGAAATTCAAGGAATGACACCTACCTGGATACCTCAAACTTTAACGTTGGAAAATTATGTTAGAATGAATCAGACTGTACCTATTGTAGACTATTTTATGAATAGTGTTATTATTAGTTTAGGTACCATGATATTTAGCCTTTTGTTGGCAGTTTTGGCCGCTTATGGCATTTCTAGATTCAATTTTCCAGGAAGAAATATATATATTCTTGTTTTACTAGCAACACAAATGTTACCTGGAGTGCTATTTGTCATACCATACTTTATGCTATTTACATGGATTAGAAATACTTTTGGTATTCAGATGACAAATACTTATCATGGTATGATTTTTACCTATACTTCTTTTTCTTTGCCTTTCGCAATATTAATGCTCAGAAACTATCTGGATTCTGTGCCTAGAAGTATTGATGAACAAGCCTTAATTGATGGTTGTACTAGATTTATGGCTCTATTTAGAATAATAATCCCTCTAGCCAAACCAGGTATGGCAGCTATTGGTATTTATTCTTTTATTATGGCCTGGAATGAAATTCTCTTTGCAACTATTTTAACTAGAGGAGAAACTAGAACCATTTCACTTGGTTTATTAAGATATCTTACACAAAATGCATCACGTTGGGGAGAAATGATGGCAGCTTGTATTTTTGCAACTATACCAATTATTATAATATTTACTTTAGTTCAAAAAAATCTCGTAAAAGGTCTAATCTCAGGGGCAACAAAAGGTTAAACTTTGTTTATATACAAGTATTATAAAAAAATTAAAGGGGGTGGTCTATAAGTTTAGGTTCAAGATTTAATGTTGGCAATGTCGGTTGGTCTTATTTTTAATATCAAATTAGGGGGTTTTTACAAAATGAAAAAATCATTAATTTTGTTAACTGTTGTTTTGACACTTGTAGTAGCTACAACTATTGCTAGTGCCGTTGAAATTACATTCTGGTCTATGGATAATGCTCCTTCAGCAATTCATACTGCCTGGATGAACGAACAAGCTGAGATTTTTGAAGCAGAAACTGGTATTAAAGTAAACTTTGAAGAAATAGGTTGGGGAGATGGGCCACTAATTATGAATGCTATAATTACTGGCGAAGGTGCTCATGTATTCCAATTAGGAACTACATGGAATCCAGAATATGCATCAACTGGTGGATTACTTGAAATAGATATGGATGACTTTGGTGGCGCCGATTCATTCTTCGAAGCTAACCTTGAATCTACTACTCTTGATGGTGTTAACTATGGTGTACCATGGTTTGCTGAGACAAGAGTTCTATTCTACAACGTTGATATGTTTGAAGAAGCTGGCGTAGAGCCTCCTCAAACTTATCTAGATCTAGTAGACGTTGGACTAGAAATAGTTGACACTTTTGGTGAAGGAAGAGCTATTGCAACTGCTGGTACTGGTGCTTGGGACTTAATCCATAACTGGGCTATTATTCTTTGGGCTCATGGTGGAGATATGTTAAATCAAGACAATACTGCAGCTGTATTTAATTCTGCTGCTGGTGAAAGAGCTATGAATTACTGGGTTAACCTAGTAGCTAATGGTTTAGCTGACGAAGCTTGTGCTGAGTACAACCAACCTCAAGCTGACTCTGCTTTCATTAATGAAGATGCAGCTATGGCTTTTATGGGTCCTTGGAATATTGCTAATATTATGGATCAAAATCCAGACTTGAACTTTGATATCGTAGAACCACCTGCAGGTCCTTTTGGTAGAGCTTCATTCTCTGGTGGTAGTAATTTAGCAATTAGAAATAACGCTCCTGCAGAAGAATTAGAAGCTGCTAAAGCTTGGGTTGCTTACTTAGTTAGTGATGAAGTACTAGCTGATTATACTAAAAATCTATCTATGATGATTCCTGCTAATAAAGCAGCTTTAGATGATCCTTATTATGATAGTGAACTATGGCAAACATTTATCACTACTTTAGGTTATGCTACTGCTTATCCTCCTCTTGCAGAGTGGGGTCCAATCGAAGGTGCTATCCAAGGTAACTTCGGTCAAGTATTATCTGACTATGTAGATGGTAACTTTACTAGCACAACTGCAAAAGAATATCTTGATGCAGCAGCTGCTGAAGTAAATAATATCTTAGATTAAGTAATATCAAAGGCCAACAGATTTTATATCTAAATGCTTTTTAAGTATCATAAATATTTAATCTAAAAGCCTTCAGATATCTTATGAACACCCAACACCCTGTTAGGAGAACACATAATGTGCTCTTAACAGGGTGTTTTTTTA
The genomic region above belongs to Halanaerobiaceae bacterium ANBcell28 and contains:
- a CDS encoding sugar ABC transporter permease, with the translated sequence MKKSKALGYLFILPAVLGMLFVHIMPMGWGILISFRDLTIRTIRDWTSAPFVGIQNFINALNPVTTIGQRYLQSLYNIFFFGVMTISIGFVIALVVALILNKPFKCKTLIRGLFLVPYITPDSVAFNFWRFIFQRRIGIFNEMLLRIGIIREPITWLVGRNTMWAVIIASIWKGWPLTALILLAGLQTIPGEIYEAAKIDGASAWQQFKYITIPYLKPIIKTVMIMNILWNFHAYNQFRVMFGADPGRYAEVPNTLIMREAFEHYRYGQGAALSVLLMLIMLTIVLIYLIFFRNKTEE
- a CDS encoding carbohydrate ABC transporter permease; translation: MNKRTPLENFLFYFLILLLLFFVLAPYAWMVSSSFKTTLEIQGMTPTWIPQTLTLENYVRMNQTVPIVDYFMNSVIISLGTMIFSLLLAVLAAYGISRFNFPGRNIYILVLLATQMLPGVLFVIPYFMLFTWIRNTFGIQMTNTYHGMIFTYTSFSLPFAILMLRNYLDSVPRSIDEQALIDGCTRFMALFRIIIPLAKPGMAAIGIYSFIMAWNEILFATILTRGETRTISLGLLRYLTQNASRWGEMMAACIFATIPIIIIFTLVQKNLVKGLISGATKG
- a CDS encoding extracellular solute-binding protein → MKKSLILLTVVLTLVVATTIASAVEITFWSMDNAPSAIHTAWMNEQAEIFEAETGIKVNFEEIGWGDGPLIMNAIITGEGAHVFQLGTTWNPEYASTGGLLEIDMDDFGGADSFFEANLESTTLDGVNYGVPWFAETRVLFYNVDMFEEAGVEPPQTYLDLVDVGLEIVDTFGEGRAIATAGTGAWDLIHNWAIILWAHGGDMLNQDNTAAVFNSAAGERAMNYWVNLVANGLADEACAEYNQPQADSAFINEDAAMAFMGPWNIANIMDQNPDLNFDIVEPPAGPFGRASFSGGSNLAIRNNAPAEELEAAKAWVAYLVSDEVLADYTKNLSMMIPANKAALDDPYYDSELWQTFITTLGYATAYPPLAEWGPIEGAIQGNFGQVLSDYVDGNFTSTTAKEYLDAAAAEVNNILD